Proteins from one Faecalibacterium sp. I3-3-33 genomic window:
- a CDS encoding RNA polymerase sigma factor gives MMWNVLIDRKGVNRIQTELLLRKAQSGDTGALDTLITAYYPQILNYCRWHTADEQQAQDAAQETFLKAVRWLDSCGGFQGAFRPFLYKIAKNICIDLNRTMERTEVSLESLPGEPAYQESGFAAAEEKANLRALTAQLEPEQRELVLLRFAQQLKLREIAQITGLPLRTVQSRLRAALKTLKMQLEKEDWR, from the coding sequence ATGATGTGGAACGTTTTAATAGACAGGAAGGGGGTGAACCGTATCCAGACAGAATTATTGCTGCGGAAAGCGCAGAGCGGAGATACAGGTGCGCTGGACACTCTGATTACAGCGTACTATCCACAAATTCTGAACTATTGCCGTTGGCATACAGCGGACGAGCAGCAGGCGCAGGATGCAGCACAGGAAACCTTTTTGAAAGCGGTGCGCTGGCTGGATTCCTGTGGTGGATTTCAGGGGGCATTCCGTCCCTTTCTGTACAAAATCGCAAAAAACATTTGCATCGATCTGAACCGTACGATGGAGCGGACGGAGGTATCACTGGAGAGCTTGCCGGGCGAACCCGCCTATCAGGAAAGCGGCTTTGCTGCGGCAGAGGAGAAAGCAAACCTGCGAGCGCTGACGGCCCAGCTGGAGCCAGAACAGCGGGAACTGGTATTGCTGCGGTTCGCACAACAGCTTAAATTGCGGGAGATCGCGCAGATCACAGGTCTGCCCCTGCGCACAGTGCAGTCCCGCCTGCGTGCCGCATTGAAAACCTTGAAAATGCAATTGGAAAAGGAGGACTGGAGATGA
- a CDS encoding ABC transporter ATP-binding protein, translated as MELKIQNITKRYRDKTAVDDVSITLTPGVWGLLGANGAGKTTLMRMLAGILRPSSGRILCDGVEIGTLGAAYREKLGYLPQEFGFYPEFTVQDYLEYMAALKGLPRTEAARQIDALLERVSLTEVRRKKIIKLSGGMKRRVGIAQALLNDPEILILDEPTAGLDPGERVRFRNLLSEFAQERIVLISTHIVSDVEYIAAENAVMKAGKIIAQDTTEGLVKQIEAKVWQGNIPMEQLARWEYRLRVVNLRNEPDGTVTLRYLADAPQLPDSVPAQPRLEDLYLWLFPEEMEEAK; from the coding sequence ATGGAACTGAAAATTCAGAATATTACAAAGCGATACCGGGATAAAACGGCGGTGGATGATGTGTCCATCACTCTCACGCCGGGTGTGTGGGGACTGCTGGGGGCGAATGGTGCAGGCAAAACAACCTTAATGCGGATGCTGGCGGGCATTCTGCGGCCTAGCAGTGGCCGGATTTTGTGCGATGGGGTGGAGATTGGGACGCTTGGTGCGGCCTACCGGGAAAAGCTGGGGTATCTGCCGCAGGAATTCGGGTTTTACCCGGAATTCACGGTGCAGGACTATCTGGAATATATGGCGGCGCTCAAGGGTCTGCCGCGCACAGAGGCTGCCCGGCAGATCGACGCGCTGCTGGAGCGGGTAAGCCTCACTGAGGTGCGCCGCAAAAAGATCATAAAGCTTTCCGGCGGTATGAAGCGCCGGGTAGGCATCGCACAGGCACTGCTCAACGACCCGGAAATTTTAATTCTAGATGAGCCCACGGCAGGGCTGGACCCCGGAGAACGGGTGCGCTTCCGCAATCTGCTGTCGGAGTTTGCGCAGGAACGGATCGTTCTCATTTCAACGCATATCGTTTCGGATGTGGAATACATTGCGGCCGAAAATGCCGTGATGAAGGCTGGCAAAATCATTGCACAGGACACCACCGAAGGGCTGGTAAAGCAGATCGAAGCCAAAGTCTGGCAGGGGAATATCCCGATGGAACAGCTTGCCCGGTGGGAATACCGGCTGCGAGTAGTGAACCTGCGCAACGAGCCGGACGGAACGGTAACATTGCGGTATCTGGCGGATGCACCGCAGCTGCCGGACAGCGTCCCGGCACAGCCCCGGCTGGAAGATCTGTATCTGTGGCTGTTCCCGGAGGAAATGGAGGAAGCAAAATGA
- a CDS encoding ABC transporter permease subunit, whose product MNLYRLELKRVCKTRMTAILLAIALVLAVVMAYLPVTFIGWTELDASGNEVRYTGLKAIRKRQEQQVSGTITPDVMQEALEAYQRVYRQYDASSINDIPVEVFYKELARYQPLVNNAKEAFADLKTGMAPGVMGLTAEDMQNFYSQLPKRLESVIWLEQSGKPGYEQAQAIAQKKFDAVQKPFTYSFGVSSDAMDYQTLLSLLLTLLCAVIAAPVFASDAQTGAQDIQLCTKNGGLRLAAAKLAAAFSITGAAYLLCGVVWILVTNALFGWESTQTSVQWLFSVTSLLPYTVGQMEWVMLVANFLIFFAEVAFVLMASVWAKNNLTALSVALISVVAPLIVYMVVPGSFGEWLSTLLPAGGIGLSNALLYKMIGFDFLYAGGHAFFQADVLLASAPIKIVLLVGLAAWGYLRKTKVA is encoded by the coding sequence ATGAACCTGTATCGTTTGGAATTGAAACGTGTGTGCAAAACCCGTATGACAGCTATTCTGCTGGCCATTGCGCTGGTGCTGGCCGTGGTCATGGCATATCTGCCGGTGACCTTTATCGGCTGGACGGAACTGGATGCCAGCGGAAACGAAGTGCGTTACACGGGTCTGAAAGCAATCCGGAAACGGCAGGAGCAGCAGGTATCCGGTACCATCACGCCGGATGTCATGCAGGAAGCACTGGAAGCCTATCAGCGGGTGTACCGGCAGTATGATGCAAGCTCCATCAACGATATCCCGGTCGAGGTATTTTATAAAGAACTTGCCCGGTATCAGCCTCTTGTGAACAACGCAAAGGAAGCCTTTGCCGACTTGAAAACCGGCATGGCACCGGGCGTGATGGGGCTGACCGCAGAGGATATGCAGAACTTTTACAGCCAGCTCCCCAAACGGCTGGAATCGGTGATCTGGCTGGAACAAAGCGGAAAGCCCGGCTATGAGCAGGCGCAGGCCATTGCACAGAAAAAGTTCGATGCTGTACAAAAACCGTTCACCTATTCATTTGGGGTCAGTTCAGACGCAATGGATTACCAGACCCTGTTGAGCTTGCTGCTCACCCTGCTGTGCGCAGTGATTGCAGCCCCGGTGTTTGCATCGGATGCACAGACCGGAGCGCAGGACATCCAACTGTGCACAAAAAACGGCGGTCTGCGGCTTGCAGCGGCAAAGCTGGCGGCGGCGTTCAGTATCACAGGGGCGGCGTATCTGCTCTGCGGCGTGGTGTGGATCCTGGTCACGAATGCTTTGTTTGGTTGGGAAAGTACCCAAACTTCCGTGCAATGGCTGTTTTCTGTGACCAGCCTGCTGCCGTATACCGTTGGCCAGATGGAGTGGGTCATGCTGGTGGCAAACTTCCTGATCTTCTTTGCGGAGGTGGCCTTTGTGCTGATGGCATCCGTATGGGCCAAGAACAACCTGACCGCTTTGTCTGTGGCGCTGATCAGTGTGGTGGCACCGCTGATTGTTTATATGGTCGTGCCGGGCTCCTTCGGAGAATGGCTATCCACCCTGCTTCCGGCAGGGGGCATTGGACTTTCCAACGCATTACTGTATAAAATGATCGGCTTTGATTTTCTCTATGCAGGCGGGCATGCCTTCTTTCAGGCAGATGTACTGCTGGCATCGGCACCGATCAAGATCGTTCTGCTCGTTGGATTGGCAGCATGGGGGTATCTGCGAAAGACCAAGGTGGCTTAA
- a CDS encoding tyrosine-type recombinase/integrase: MATTQNTKRKDKARVVLRKGESQRKDGKYDFRWTSPDGKRHSIYAATLEELREKENDIQRDSLEGIKAEARYVTLNDVFTLWAKVKRGLKDNTFQNYLYLYRQFVEPDFGKSKVSALKKSDVKQFYNTLADERGLQISTIDSVHTVLHQVLDMAVDDCYLRSNPSDNVLRELKKAHQFETNRRKALTVAEQNLLLSYLSKTPKYQHWYPIFAVMLGTGLRVGEATGLRWCDVDFEEGTISVNHTLVNYDHRENNGGKKGCYFNCHSPKTKAGVRTVPMMDFVKEAFEKERAYQEEAEIHCTVTVDGYTDFIFINRFGECQHQGTLNKAIRRIIRDCNDEVLAKDPDSTVLLPRFSCHTLRHTFTTRMCEAGVNIKVIQDALGHSDISTTLNIYADVTKELRKSEFENLDRQFAQWKDPEE; encoded by the coding sequence ATGGCAACAACTCAGAATACGAAACGCAAAGACAAGGCGCGTGTGGTTCTCCGCAAAGGGGAATCCCAGCGCAAAGATGGCAAGTACGATTTCCGTTGGACTTCCCCGGATGGCAAGCGGCATTCTATTTATGCCGCGACCTTAGAGGAACTTCGGGAAAAGGAAAACGACATTCAGCGAGATTCGCTGGAAGGCATCAAGGCAGAAGCACGGTACGTCACCCTGAACGATGTGTTCACCCTGTGGGCAAAGGTCAAGCGTGGTCTGAAGGACAACACCTTTCAGAATTATCTGTACCTTTATCGGCAGTTCGTGGAGCCGGATTTCGGCAAATCGAAGGTGTCTGCGCTCAAGAAGTCGGACGTGAAGCAGTTCTACAACACGTTGGCGGATGAGCGGGGCTTGCAGATCTCTACGATTGACAGCGTACACACGGTTTTGCATCAGGTGCTGGACATGGCGGTGGATGACTGCTATCTGCGGAGCAACCCTTCGGACAATGTTCTGCGGGAGCTGAAAAAGGCACACCAGTTTGAAACCAACCGCCGCAAGGCACTGACCGTGGCAGAGCAGAATCTGCTGCTGTCCTACCTCTCCAAAACGCCGAAGTACCAGCACTGGTATCCGATTTTCGCGGTCATGCTGGGAACTGGTTTGCGCGTAGGAGAAGCCACTGGTCTGCGCTGGTGCGATGTGGATTTTGAGGAAGGGACGATCTCCGTCAATCACACGCTGGTCAACTACGACCACCGTGAGAACAACGGCGGCAAGAAGGGCTGCTACTTCAACTGCCACTCGCCCAAAACAAAGGCCGGGGTCCGCACTGTTCCGATGATGGACTTCGTGAAAGAAGCCTTTGAAAAGGAACGTGCCTATCAGGAAGAAGCAGAGATCCATTGCACGGTAACGGTGGATGGCTATACGGACTTCATCTTCATCAATCGTTTTGGTGAATGTCAGCATCAGGGAACGCTGAATAAAGCGATCCGCCGCATCATCCGCGACTGCAACGATGAAGTTCTTGCCAAAGACCCGGACAGTACCGTTCTTCTGCCGCGTTTCAGTTGTCATACCCTGCGGCATACGTTCACGACCCGGATGTGCGAAGCGGGCGTGAACATCAAGGTGATTCAGGATGCGTTGGGACACTCGGATATTTCCACCACTTTGAACATCTATGCAGATGTGACCAAGGAACTGCGGAAGTCTGAATTTGAAAACCTTGACCGCCAGTTCGCGCAGTGGAAAGACCCTGAAGAATAA
- a CDS encoding excisionase, whose protein sequence is MKDVPIWEKSNLTLEEAAAYSGIGINKLRSLSDNEHCQFVLWVGSKRLIKRRKLDEYTERMYSL, encoded by the coding sequence ATGAAAGATGTCCCGATTTGGGAAAAGAGCAATCTGACGCTGGAAGAAGCTGCGGCTTATTCCGGCATTGGCATCAACAAGCTGCGTTCATTATCGGATAACGAACATTGCCAGTTCGTGTTGTGGGTGGGTTCCAAGCGGCTCATCAAGCGGCGCAAGCTGGATGAATATACGGAGCGAATGTACTCGCTTTGA
- a CDS encoding virulence-associated E family protein has translation MLTKHSNGEIQRTIQNCITILQNDHVLADAIRLNLLSERIDIVKPVGWPRSGKTLNDTDMKYILRRMEKYGISSEKKIESAIRIVANENRYHPTRDYLNSLKWDGTERIAHVLHHFLGAAEDEYTCEAMKIFLLGAIKRVFQPGCKFETMLCLVGGQGAGKSSFFRLLAVKDEWFSDDLRRLDDDNVYRKLQGHWIIEMSEMIATANAKSIEEIKSFLSKQKETYKIPYETHPADRLRQCVFAGTTNRQDFLPRDRTGNRRFIPIPVDAELAEVHILDKEEESRAYIDQLWAEAMTIYNSGDYKLAFSPAMQETLQAHQQDFMQEDAQAGMIYAFLEDYTGDRVCSKQLYAEALGNTNIPAEWETRAICEIMNTGISRGDIQGWQAHKTAKRYPKYGVQKGWERVTSPETGAENFSEITDAEAKQLGFPF, from the coding sequence ATGCTCACCAAGCACTCCAACGGAGAGATCCAGCGAACGATTCAGAACTGCATCACGATTTTGCAGAACGACCATGTGCTTGCTGATGCCATCCGGCTGAACCTGTTGAGCGAGCGCATCGACATTGTAAAGCCTGTAGGTTGGCCCCGCTCCGGCAAGACCCTGAACGATACCGACATGAAGTATATTCTGCGCCGAATGGAAAAATACGGCATCTCCAGCGAAAAGAAAATCGAATCTGCTATCCGCATCGTTGCCAACGAGAACCGCTATCATCCCACCCGGGACTATCTGAACAGTCTGAAATGGGATGGAACAGAGCGGATAGCCCACGTCCTACACCATTTTCTCGGTGCTGCGGAGGACGAGTACACTTGCGAAGCCATGAAGATCTTCCTGCTGGGAGCCATCAAGCGGGTATTCCAGCCGGGATGCAAATTTGAGACCATGCTCTGTCTGGTGGGCGGTCAGGGAGCGGGAAAGTCCAGCTTTTTTCGTCTGCTGGCGGTCAAAGACGAGTGGTTCTCGGACGACCTGCGGCGGCTGGACGATGACAACGTGTACCGCAAACTGCAAGGTCACTGGATCATTGAAATGTCAGAGATGATCGCCACCGCCAACGCCAAGAGCATTGAGGAAATCAAGAGCTTTCTCAGCAAGCAGAAGGAAACCTATAAAATCCCCTACGAGACCCATCCTGCCGACCGTCTGCGCCAGTGCGTCTTTGCTGGTACGACAAATCGGCAGGATTTTTTGCCCCGTGACCGCACGGGCAACCGTCGATTCATTCCCATTCCGGTTGATGCGGAACTGGCCGAAGTTCACATTCTGGACAAAGAGGAGGAATCCCGTGCCTATATCGACCAGCTCTGGGCAGAAGCTATGACCATCTACAACAGCGGAGACTATAAGCTGGCGTTCAGCCCTGCCATGCAGGAAACGCTGCAAGCCCATCAGCAGGACTTCATGCAGGAAGATGCACAGGCTGGCATGATCTATGCCTTTCTGGAAGACTACACGGGTGATCGGGTGTGTTCCAAGCAGCTCTATGCGGAGGCGCTGGGCAACACCAACATCCCGGCAGAGTGGGAAACCCGTGCTATCTGCGAGATCATGAACACGGGCATTTCGCGCGGCGATATCCAAGGCTGGCAGGCGCACAAGACCGCCAAGCGTTACCCGAAGTACGGCGTTCAGAAAGGCTGGGAGCGCGTAACCAGCCCCGAAACCGGGGCTGAAAATTTCTCCGAAATAACGGATGCGGAAGCCAAGCAACTGGGCTTTCCCTTCTGA
- a CDS encoding amylosucrase — translation MAQDFSARLAKHKDELEWLFMELYHNREGLEVLEREMAEAYNARSAELKALDKARTADPEWYKRGNMFGMTMYTDLFAGNLKELAKKLPYLKEQKLTYLHLMPLLQMPHPHNDGGYAVEDFDTVDPALGTNKDLENLTRELRKAGISLCLDFVMNHTASTHRWAMAAKAGDPWFQAYYHLYEDRTIPDQYEQTVPQVFPNTAPGNFTWCEEMHKWVLTTFHDYQWDLNYANPAVFVDMTKSILHLANLGVEVFRIDAVPYIWKQLGTTCRNLPQVHTIVRMLRMVLECVCPAVILKGEVVMAPKELAAYFGTPEKPECHMLYNVSTMVNLWSALASRDTRLLKAQLDALHALPDNCWFVNYLRCHDDIGWGLDEAVENRLGIDPQKHKEYLYHFYEGNFPGSWAKGELYNYDPATGDARSCGTTASLCGVEQALEKDDKTALDYAVKRDLLLHTAMAFLQGFPMLNCGDEIAQLNGWDYKNDPDRVEDSRNLHRSKFNWEDAKQRTQKGTLQNQLWQGMDQLRQMRADPCFAPDAWVTTWDSHNPGVLALVRKRGEETLVGLFNFTEYPAGASLDALGGEYHTPEGTSVWLADVELEPYQALLVKNK, via the coding sequence ATGGCACAGGATTTTTCTGCCCGCCTTGCCAAGCACAAGGACGAACTGGAATGGCTGTTCATGGAGCTGTACCACAACCGGGAAGGGCTGGAAGTTCTGGAGCGGGAGATGGCAGAAGCCTACAACGCCCGCAGCGCTGAGCTGAAAGCACTGGACAAAGCCCGCACCGCCGACCCGGAGTGGTACAAGCGGGGCAATATGTTCGGCATGACCATGTACACCGACCTCTTTGCCGGAAATCTGAAAGAACTGGCAAAGAAACTGCCCTACCTCAAGGAGCAGAAGCTGACCTATCTGCACCTGATGCCCCTGCTGCAGATGCCCCACCCCCACAATGACGGCGGCTATGCGGTGGAGGATTTCGACACCGTAGACCCTGCCCTTGGCACCAACAAAGACCTCGAAAACCTGACCCGTGAACTGCGCAAAGCCGGCATCAGCCTGTGTCTGGATTTCGTGATGAACCACACCGCCAGCACCCACCGCTGGGCGATGGCGGCAAAGGCAGGCGACCCGTGGTTTCAGGCGTATTACCACCTCTACGAGGACCGCACCATCCCCGACCAGTACGAGCAGACCGTTCCGCAGGTGTTCCCCAACACTGCGCCCGGCAACTTTACATGGTGTGAGGAGATGCACAAGTGGGTGCTGACCACCTTCCACGACTACCAGTGGGATCTGAACTATGCCAACCCGGCGGTGTTCGTGGACATGACAAAGAGCATCCTGCACCTTGCAAATCTGGGCGTGGAAGTGTTCCGCATCGATGCCGTGCCTTATATCTGGAAACAGCTGGGCACCACCTGCCGCAATCTGCCGCAGGTGCACACCATCGTGCGGATGCTCCGCATGGTGCTGGAATGCGTCTGCCCCGCGGTCATCCTCAAGGGCGAGGTGGTCATGGCTCCCAAGGAGCTTGCGGCCTATTTCGGCACGCCGGAAAAACCGGAATGCCACATGCTCTACAACGTATCCACGATGGTCAACCTATGGAGCGCCCTTGCCAGCCGGGACACCCGGCTGCTGAAAGCCCAACTGGATGCCCTCCACGCCCTGCCGGACAACTGCTGGTTCGTGAACTATCTGCGCTGCCACGATGACATCGGCTGGGGTCTGGACGAAGCGGTGGAAAACCGGCTGGGCATCGACCCACAGAAACACAAGGAATATCTGTACCATTTCTATGAGGGCAATTTCCCCGGCAGCTGGGCAAAGGGCGAGCTGTACAACTACGACCCCGCCACCGGCGATGCCCGGAGCTGCGGCACCACCGCCAGCCTGTGCGGCGTGGAGCAGGCACTGGAAAAGGACGATAAAACCGCACTGGACTATGCGGTGAAGCGTGACCTTTTGCTGCACACTGCTATGGCATTCTTGCAGGGCTTCCCCATGCTGAACTGCGGAGATGAGATCGCACAACTCAACGGCTGGGATTACAAAAACGACCCCGACCGTGTGGAGGACAGCCGCAATTTGCATCGCAGCAAATTCAACTGGGAGGACGCAAAGCAGCGCACCCAAAAAGGCACGCTGCAAAACCAGCTGTGGCAGGGCATGGATCAGCTGCGCCAAATGCGTGCAGACCCCTGCTTTGCCCCGGATGCGTGGGTAACAACTTGGGACAGCCACAACCCCGGTGTGCTGGCGCTGGTACGCAAGCGCGGCGAGGAAACGCTGGTGGGACTGTTCAACTTTACCGAGTACCCGGCAGGCGCCAGTCTGGACGCTCTGGGTGGCGAGTATCACACCCCGGAGGGCACTTCCGTCTGGCTGGCGGATGTGGAACTGGAACCCTATCAGGCGCTGCTGGTAAAAAACAAATAA
- a CDS encoding carbohydrate kinase family protein codes for MDILTIGEVLIDLTQTGKDERGIPQFAANPGGAPANLAVAAARLGAQTAFIGKVGADAFGRYLKEVLAENKVDVSGMAVDTDHPTTMAVVSVDATGERDFSFYRSANADVMLCKEDISEGALKAAKIVHFGSVSLTADPSRTATLDAAARAKKLGAVITYDPNYRANLWKNKEEAIAQMKAPLPLVDILKVSDEELPLLTGTTDCESGTAQLAQNGIKLIFVTLGPDGVFYRFGEKTGHVAGVPCKVGDTNGAGDTFFGAALSKLCKEELDTLTVEKLESILAFANKAASITTSRHGAIPAMPTLAEVEG; via the coding sequence ATGGACATTTTAACGATTGGTGAAGTTTTGATCGACCTGACCCAGACCGGCAAGGATGAACGCGGCATCCCGCAGTTCGCAGCAAATCCCGGCGGTGCACCGGCAAATCTGGCGGTGGCAGCCGCCCGGCTGGGCGCACAGACCGCCTTTATCGGCAAGGTGGGGGCGGATGCCTTTGGCCGCTACCTGAAAGAGGTTCTGGCAGAGAACAAGGTGGACGTTTCCGGCATGGCGGTGGATACAGACCACCCCACCACCATGGCTGTTGTTTCGGTGGATGCCACCGGTGAGCGGGATTTCAGCTTCTACCGCAGTGCCAATGCCGATGTGATGCTGTGCAAAGAGGACATTTCGGAGGGTGCTCTGAAAGCTGCCAAAATCGTCCACTTTGGTTCTGTCAGCCTGACCGCTGACCCCTCCCGTACCGCCACGCTGGACGCTGCCGCCCGTGCCAAAAAGCTGGGTGCTGTCATTACTTATGACCCCAATTACCGTGCAAACCTCTGGAAAAACAAAGAGGAAGCCATTGCCCAGATGAAAGCTCCCCTGCCGCTGGTGGATATTCTGAAAGTGTCCGATGAAGAACTTCCCCTGCTCACCGGCACGACCGACTGCGAGAGCGGCACGGCACAGCTGGCACAGAACGGCATCAAGCTGATTTTCGTTACCCTCGGCCCGGACGGTGTGTTCTATCGCTTTGGCGAAAAGACCGGTCATGTGGCGGGCGTTCCCTGCAAGGTAGGCGACACCAACGGCGCAGGGGATACCTTCTTTGGGGCTGCTCTGTCCAAACTCTGCAAGGAGGAGCTGGACACCCTGACGGTGGAAAAGCTGGAAAGCATTCTGGCCTTTGCCAACAAAGCCGCCAGCATCACCACCAGCCGCCACGGTGCGATTCCCGCCATGCCGACGCTGGCGGAAGTGGAGGGCTGA
- a CDS encoding LacI family DNA-binding transcriptional regulator translates to MAKQNTAPTMKDVAKEAGVSLGTVSKVINGIPVGEEYRKKVEQAIKELDYHLNAYARGLKSNRTNTIAVILPTIAHPYFGLIAHCINSSLQKRGYRMLLCDTDYDNEKEQEMIRMAEQNKVDGIIALTYDPKLEVPSEINSVSIDRYLGTNIPCVASDNYAGGRLAAEKLMENGCRKLAFLRVGSSIVGETNKRKDGFVAACEAAGVPYEIKNLEDARDGTVFDPMAEFAVFLDDHLQDGVLEFDGIFCVTDRLAYQIVQLLRLMGFRVPEDVQVIGFDGLRTFGDMDYYCSTIVQPVDAIAETCVEVVLNENRANTPSLLCLPVSYAYGGTTKA, encoded by the coding sequence ATGGCAAAACAGAACACCGCCCCTACTATGAAGGATGTGGCCAAGGAGGCAGGAGTCTCTCTGGGCACTGTATCCAAGGTCATCAACGGCATCCCGGTGGGCGAGGAATACCGCAAAAAGGTGGAGCAGGCCATCAAGGAACTGGACTACCACCTGAACGCCTATGCGCGCGGCCTGAAAAGCAACCGCACCAATACCATCGCCGTCATCCTGCCCACCATCGCACATCCCTATTTCGGCCTGATCGCTCATTGCATCAACAGCTCGCTGCAAAAGCGCGGCTACCGGATGCTGCTCTGCGATACCGACTATGACAATGAAAAAGAGCAGGAAATGATCCGCATGGCCGAGCAGAACAAGGTGGACGGCATCATTGCCCTGACCTATGACCCGAAGCTGGAAGTACCCTCGGAGATCAACTCCGTCTCCATCGACCGGTATCTCGGCACCAACATCCCCTGCGTGGCATCAGATAACTACGCAGGCGGGCGGCTGGCCGCCGAAAAGCTGATGGAAAACGGCTGCAGGAAGCTCGCCTTCCTGCGCGTCGGTTCCAGCATCGTGGGCGAGACCAACAAACGCAAGGACGGCTTTGTGGCCGCCTGTGAAGCCGCAGGCGTTCCTTATGAAATAAAGAATCTGGAAGATGCGCGGGACGGCACCGTCTTTGACCCCATGGCCGAGTTCGCGGTGTTCCTGGACGATCATCTGCAGGACGGCGTGTTGGAGTTTGACGGCATCTTCTGCGTGACCGACCGTCTGGCCTACCAGATTGTTCAGCTGCTGCGTCTCATGGGGTTTCGGGTGCCCGAGGACGTGCAGGTCATCGGCTTTGACGGGCTGCGCACCTTCGGCGACATGGATTATTACTGTTCCACCATCGTTCAGCCCGTGGACGCCATCGCAGAGACCTGCGTGGAAGTCGTGCTGAACGAGAACCGCGCCAATACCCCCTCCCTGCTGTGCCTGCCGGTCAGCTATGCTTACGGCGGCACCACCAAGGCATGA
- a CDS encoding ABC transporter permease gives MTQTSPAAARQLDAIPVHRKSLSQRLRENWQLYVMLLIPVVLTIVYKYWPMYGIQIAFRDFKASRGITGSEWVGLYWFERFFTAPNCVRMIKNTVLLSLYSLLWSFPIPIILSLCINQLRFAKFKRVVQTVLYAPHFISTMVICGMIKIFLSPSGGLLNLILGTSVDFLSESTAFRTIYVASGIWQEAGWGTIIYMACLAAVDTSLYEAAKIDGASMFQRILHIDIPELVPMIVLQLIMSVGNLMNVGFEKVLLLQTELNKATSDIIAVYVYEQGIINAKYSYSTAVGLFNTVVNIILLIIVNRIAKKAADVSFV, from the coding sequence ATGACGCAGACCTCGCCAGCTGCTGCACGTCAGCTGGACGCTATCCCGGTCCACCGCAAAAGCCTCAGCCAACGGCTGCGGGAAAACTGGCAGCTCTATGTGATGCTGCTGATCCCGGTGGTGCTGACCATCGTTTATAAGTACTGGCCCATGTACGGCATCCAGATCGCCTTCCGCGATTTCAAGGCAAGCCGCGGCATCACCGGCAGCGAGTGGGTCGGCCTGTACTGGTTTGAACGGTTCTTCACCGCACCCAACTGTGTGCGCATGATCAAAAACACCGTGCTGCTGAGCCTGTACAGCCTGCTGTGGAGTTTCCCCATCCCCATCATCCTGTCCCTGTGCATCAACCAGCTGCGCTTTGCAAAGTTCAAGCGGGTGGTGCAGACGGTGCTGTATGCGCCGCACTTCATCTCTACCATGGTCATCTGCGGTATGATCAAGATCTTCCTCAGTCCGTCGGGCGGTCTGCTGAACCTGATCCTCGGCACCAGCGTGGATTTCCTTTCGGAGAGCACCGCCTTCCGCACCATCTATGTGGCCTCCGGCATCTGGCAGGAAGCCGGATGGGGTACCATCATTTATATGGCTTGTCTGGCTGCTGTGGATACCAGCCTGTACGAAGCAGCCAAGATCGACGGCGCTTCCATGTTCCAGCGCATCCTGCACATTGATATTCCGGAGCTGGTACCCATGATCGTTTTGCAGCTCATTATGAGTGTAGGCAACCTGATGAACGTGGGCTTTGAAAAGGTGCTGCTGCTGCAGACCGAGCTGAACAAGGCTACCAGTGATATCATCGCCGTGTACGTCTATGAACAGGGCATCATCAACGCCAAGTACAGCTATTCCACCGCTGTGGGTCTGTTCAACACGGTGGTCAACATCATCCTGCTTATCATCGTCAACCGCATCGCCAAGAAGGCGGCAGACGTCAGCTTTGTGTAA